One segment of Candidatus Rhabdochlamydia sp. T3358 DNA contains the following:
- a CDS encoding aromatic amino acid transport family protein, whose protein sequence is MTITTSSYPVSKGRLLSAAFLISGTCVGGGMLALPVETSQMGFFPSLLAMSFTWLFMTVSGLLLVEANLWMPEGSHIMTMASHLLGKTGKWLCVALYLFMAYASLIAYNSGGAVILIRGIQTFFSASMTYGSGCLLFGLLFGILIYLGTKKISRINVLLMAGMILSYIGLVGFGFKEVSTHRLIQQQWSSLGRAFPLLLATFSYQMIIPTLTPYLRRDPKSLRFAILLGTTIPFCAYAIWQWIVLGSVPLEGSGGLQEAFIKGQAATEALYAIVSNSYFITLAESFAFFALVTSYLGIALGLFDFLRDGLKLQQQISHKLSIGALVVLPVIFFATAFPNAFVLALEVSGGFGDALLSGIIPALMVWRGRYQKNLIGNYQVAGGKGLLAAIFFCSSYVLVVQWIKLTR, encoded by the coding sequence ATGACTATAACTACATCTTCTTATCCTGTATCTAAAGGACGCTTGTTATCAGCCGCTTTTTTAATTTCTGGAACTTGCGTGGGCGGAGGAATGCTAGCTTTGCCTGTGGAAACCTCTCAAATGGGTTTTTTCCCTTCGCTGCTTGCTATGTCTTTTACCTGGTTGTTTATGACGGTATCAGGGTTGTTGCTTGTAGAGGCAAATCTTTGGATGCCAGAGGGTTCTCACATAATGACTATGGCCTCGCACTTACTGGGAAAAACAGGTAAGTGGCTCTGTGTAGCTCTTTATTTATTCATGGCTTATGCCTCTTTAATTGCCTATAATAGCGGAGGAGCTGTCATTTTAATTAGGGGTATACAGACCTTTTTTAGTGCTAGTATGACTTATGGCTCTGGTTGTTTACTGTTTGGTTTGCTGTTTGGAATTTTGATTTATTTAGGCACTAAAAAAATTAGTAGAATAAATGTTTTGCTAATGGCTGGTATGATTCTATCTTACATAGGGCTAGTTGGTTTTGGATTTAAAGAAGTGAGTACTCATCGTTTGATCCAACAACAATGGTCTTCTTTAGGTAGGGCTTTTCCTCTGCTTTTAGCCACTTTCAGTTATCAAATGATCATCCCTACTCTTACCCCTTATCTGCGTCGAGATCCTAAAAGCTTACGCTTTGCAATCCTTTTAGGAACAACGATTCCTTTTTGTGCTTATGCTATTTGGCAGTGGATTGTTCTTGGTAGTGTTCCTTTGGAAGGATCTGGTGGATTGCAGGAGGCTTTCATTAAAGGGCAAGCAGCTACAGAAGCGCTCTATGCTATTGTTTCTAATTCCTATTTTATCACTTTAGCAGAGAGCTTTGCCTTTTTTGCTTTAGTTACTTCTTATTTAGGTATAGCCCTTGGGTTATTTGATTTCTTAAGAGATGGCTTGAAACTACAACAGCAGATCTCGCATAAGCTCTCTATTGGAGCGCTAGTGGTTCTTCCTGTCATCTTTTTTGCAACAGCTTTCCCCAATGCTTTTGTGCTAGCTCTAGAGGTTTCTGGAGGCTTTGGCGATGCGTTGCTTAGCGGGATTATCCCTGCATTAATGGTTTGGAGAGGTCGTTATCAGAAGAATTTAATCGGTAATTATCAAGTGGCAGGAGGAAAAGGATTGTTAGCGGCTATATTTTTCTGTTCTAGCTACGTCCTGGTTGTTCAATGGATCAAGTTAACTCGCTAA